A region from the Acomys russatus chromosome 20, mAcoRus1.1, whole genome shotgun sequence genome encodes:
- the C20H5orf63 gene encoding glutaredoxin-like protein C5orf63 homolog isoform X1 has product MRWFQGNSLQIAKSSFGLLRNLSASNTALPVLTLFTKDPCPLCDEAKEVLKPYKDRFILQEVDITLPENSTWYERYKFDIPVFHLNGQFLMMHQVNTSKLEKQLLKLEQQSTRAKPSWNPASVE; this is encoded by the exons ATGCGCTGGTTTCAAGGAAATAGCCTGCAGATTGCCAAATCCTCCTTTGGACTCTTGCGAAATCTCTCTGCCTCTAACACAGCTCTGCCTGTGCTGACCTTATTCACAAAG GATCCGTGCCCGCTTTGTGATGAAGCCAAAGAAGTTCTCAAGCCTTATAAAGACAGG TTTATTTTACAGGAGGTGGACATCACACTTCCAGAAAATTCCACTTGGTATGAAAGGTATAAATTTGACATCCCTGTCTTCCATCTGAATGGCCAGTTTCTGATGATGCATCAAGTAAACACCTCAAAGCTTGAAAAACAGCTTCTGAAACTTGAGCAGCAG AGTACCCGTGCTAAGCCGTCCTGGAACCCAGCTTCAGTGGAGTAA
- the C20H5orf63 gene encoding glutaredoxin-like protein C5orf63 homolog isoform X2 codes for MRWFQGNSLQIAKSSFGLLRNLSASNTALPVLTLFTKDPCPLCDEAKEVLKPYKDREVDITLPENSTWYERYKFDIPVFHLNGQFLMMHQVNTSKLEKQLLKLEQQSTRAKPSWNPASVE; via the exons ATGCGCTGGTTTCAAGGAAATAGCCTGCAGATTGCCAAATCCTCCTTTGGACTCTTGCGAAATCTCTCTGCCTCTAACACAGCTCTGCCTGTGCTGACCTTATTCACAAAG GATCCGTGCCCGCTTTGTGATGAAGCCAAAGAAGTTCTCAAGCCTTATAAAGACAGG GAGGTGGACATCACACTTCCAGAAAATTCCACTTGGTATGAAAGGTATAAATTTGACATCCCTGTCTTCCATCTGAATGGCCAGTTTCTGATGATGCATCAAGTAAACACCTCAAAGCTTGAAAAACAGCTTCTGAAACTTGAGCAGCAG AGTACCCGTGCTAAGCCGTCCTGGAACCCAGCTTCAGTGGAGTAA